In Bombina bombina isolate aBomBom1 chromosome 6, aBomBom1.pri, whole genome shotgun sequence, a single genomic region encodes these proteins:
- the LOC128664123 gene encoding phosphoglycerate mutase 1, which produces MAAYKIVLIRHGESTWNQENRFCGWFDADLSATGQHEAERGAQALKEAGYEFDICYTSVLKRAIRTLWIALQGIDQMWLPVVRTWRLNERHYGGLTGLNKAETAAKHGEEQVKIWRRSFDIPPPTMDQDHSYYTIISKDRRYADLTEDQLPSCESLKDTIARALPFWNEEIVPQIKEGKRVLIAAHGNSLRGIVKHLEGMSEEAIMELNLPTGIPIVYELDKNLKPIKPMQFLGDEETVRKAMEAVAAQGKAKK; this is translated from the coding sequence ATGGCAGCCTACAAGATCGTCCTTATTCGCCATGGGGAGAGCACCTGGAACCAGGAAAACAGATTCTGTGGCTGGTTTGACGCGGACCTCAGCGCTACCGGGCAGCATGAGGCTGAACGGGGAGCACAGGCACTGAAAGAGGCGGGATACGAGTTTGACATTTGCTATACATCTGTGCTTAAGCGGGCAATTCGTACCTTATGGATCGCACTGCAAGGTATTGACCAGATGTGGCTCCCAGTTGTAAGAACATGGCGTCTAAATGAACGTCACTATGGTGGACTAACTGGTCTCAACAAAGCAGAGACTGCTGCTAAACATGGAGAAGAGCAGGTGAAGATTTGGAGGCGGTCATTTGATATTCCTCCACCAACCATGGATCAAGATCACTCATATTATACCATTATTAGTAAGGACCGTCGATATGCAGACTTGACAGAGGACCAACTTCCAAGCTGTGAAAGTCTGAAGGATACCATTGCTAGAGCTTTGCCATTCTGGAATGAAGAGATTGTCCCACAGATCAAGGAGGGAAAAAGAGTGTTGATTGCTGCTCACGGCAATAGCCTTAGAGGGATTGTCAAGCACCTTGAAGGCATGTCAGAGGAAGCCATCATGGAGCTAAACTTACCAACTGGCATCCCTATTGTTTATGAGCTGGACAAGAATCTTAAACCAATTAAGCCTATGCAGTTCTTGGGCGATGAAGAGACTGTACGGAAAGCAATGGAAGCTGTAGCAGCTCAAGGCAAAGCCAAGAAATAG